The following DNA comes from Stigmatella erecta.
TCCTCTCGGTGCTCTACCGGGAGCTGGCCGAGCTGGCCTTCGCCCGCCGGTTCTTCGCCGCGCACCGGCTCTTCGCCCTGCTGCCCGGAGCCGCGCTGGTGCTCCTGGGGGCGGTGCTGCTCACGCCCCCCGGCGCCGTCCGGCTGGCTGCCGGGGCCCTGCCCACCGCCTGGCTGGTGCTGTGCGCCGCCTTCAGCGTGCCCCCGCGGGCGCGGCGGCAGGTCTTCGCCGCCACGGCCGTCCTCCTGGCCTCCGCCGGGGTGGAATGGCTGTTTCCCCACGCGGCCTGGGCGCTGGCCGCCGTGCCGCTGGGCGCGATGGGCTGGGCGTGGCTTCCTCCGTCCCGCCGCGCCGCACCGGATGCCCTGCGTCACTTCGTCATCGAGCGGGCCTGGCCCGATCCCCCGGACTTCCAGCCCCGGCCGGAGCATGCACCGCTCCTCACCCAGGCGCCCCACGCCCCCCGCGTGAGCCCGGAGCACGGCCTGCTCCGGGGCTGTGACGTGGTGCTCTTCACCTTCGAGTCCGTGGGCCGGGCGCACCTCTCCGCCCTCACCCCGGGAGGAGCACCGGCGGCCTTCTTCGAGCGGCTGCTGCCGGGAGCGCTCCATTCCCGCCACCACGCGTGCGTGTCTCCCACCACCAACAACGCCCACGCCGCGCTCTACACCAGTGGTTACGGCGCCGGGGCCTCGGCCTGCCTGGACGCGCTGCGGAAAGAGGGATACCGCACGGCCTACCTCTCCACGGCCCACACAGGGGACTACGGCCTGCGGCCCATCCTGGACGCGGCGGGCTTCGAGCACGTCATCGACCGTGAGGCGCTGGCCCCGCCGGGAGGCCCCACGCCGCCGGATCAGCTCCTGCTCTCCGCGGGGATGGACCGGATGCAAGAGGCGCTGGGCGGCCACCGGCCCTTCTTCCTGCACGTGCATGCCACCCACACCCACGTGCCCTACCGGGTGGCCGAGCCCGAACGCTTCCACCGCTTCAACATGAGCGAGGACCGGGGGAGGTTCTTCAACGGCATCGAGGAGAGCGATTGGCTCTTCGGCGCCCTGCTGGAGGAACTGCGGCGGCGAGGGCTCACCGACGAGCCCCTGGTGGTGGTGAGCAGCGACCACGGGCAGGCCTTCGGAGGGCTGGGCTACCAGTCCCATGGCAGCGCGGTGACGCGGGAGGAGCTGGACGTCCCCTTGCTGTTCCACCACGGACGGCTGCCCGCGCGCGAGGCCGCCTTCTCCTCGCACTTCGACGTGCTGCCCACCGTGCTGGATTTGGTGGGAGTTCAAACCGAAACGCCCCTTTTCGGGGACTCTCTGCTGTTGGAGGACAAACGGCCCGAGCTGCTGGTGTGGGCGGGGCACCCGTCGCGCCGGACCACGTCCCACGCGGGCTTGCTGCTGGCGGAAGACAAGTGGATGGTGGACCTGGCGCTGGACCGCTGCCTGCGCATGGACTGGCGGGACGAGCACGTGGAAGAGCTGAGCGGCGCCGAGAAGGACTACGTGCAGGCCCTGGTCTTCCGGCTGATGCGCTTGCGAGGTGTCACGTGACCGCTGTCTCCCCGCTGTCTCCCGCGAGGCCCCGGGTGCTCGTGCTCTGCCCAGGGCCGTGGGACAAGCAAGCCCTGGGGGCGCGCTTCGACACCCGCTACGAGCTGCTCTACGCCGGCGAGGAACTCATTGAGACGCCCTCGCTGTGGGACGGCGTGCGCTTCAACGTCTTCCGCTGGGTGGATCAGACGGTGAAGGCCTGGCGGGGCCAGGGGCTCGCGGGGGTGGTGGGGACCGGGGACTACCCGGGCTGCATGCTGGCGTCGCTGGTGGGAGAGCAGCTGGGGTTGCCGGTGCCGCCGCCCGCGGCCGTGGTGCAGCTGAGCCACAAGTACTACAGCCGTTGCATCCAGCAGAAGCTGGTGCCGGAGGCCACACCCGGCTTCGAGCCGTTGGATCCGTTCGGAGGCCCGCCGAAGCTCCAGCGGCTCGGGTATCCGCTGTTCATCAAGCCCGTGAAGGGCACCATGTCCATCCGGGCCCAGCGGGTCCACAGCGCGGGAGAGTTCCGCCAGGCGGTACACTTCTCGTGGCGCGAGCGGCTGGCGAAGCACCTGCTGCTGCGCCCCTTCCAGCACCTGCTGGAGCGGTACACGGATGGCAAGGTCCCCGCCTGGCACTTCATCGGCGAGGCGCTGCTGGAGGGGACGCAGGTGACGGTGGACGGCTTCGTCGAGCGGGGCCGGGCGGTGGTGATGGGCATCGTGGACTCGGTGATGTACCCGGGGACCATCAGCTTCCAGCGCTTCGAGTCTCCCTCGGGACTGCCGGGCCCGGTGCAGGAGCGCATGCGCCAGGTGGCGGTGCGCTTGATGGAGGGCAGCGGCTTCAACCACGCGTGCTTCAACATCGAGATGTTCTACGACCCGGCACAGGACCGGGTGTCCGTCATCGAGGTGAACCCGCGGATGTCCTACCAGTTCGCGGACCTCTACGAGCGCCTGGCGGGCATGAACACCTACGAGGCGCAGCTCGCGCTGGCGGTGGGGCAGCCCGTGCCGTGGCGCGCGGCCTCGGGCCAGGCGGGGGCGGCGGCGAGCTTCGTCCTCCGGCGCTTCAGCGATGCGCGCGTGGATCAGGTGCCTTCGGCGGAGGAGATCGCCCAGGTGAAGGAGCGCTTTCCCGGCACCATCATCCAGGTGCTGTGCGCTCCGGGGGAGCGGCTCTCGGACCACGACCAGGACGTGGGCAGCTACCGCTACGGCATCATCAACCTGGGAGCGCCCAGCCGCGACGAGCTCTTCGAGCGCTACCAGCAGGTGGAGCGAATGCTCCCCTTCCGCTTCAGCTGAAGCACCGCGGTTTACGGCACGAGCACCACGCGCCCTCGCACCGCCCGCTCCTCGATGAGCGCATGGGCACGCGCCGCCTCGGCGAGCGGGAGCACCCGCGTGGGCGGCGGCGGGAGCCGCAGGCGGATCAGCTCCTGCGTGGCCCTGCGCAGCACGGTCCCATCGAGCGTCTCGGTCGAGTAGCCGGTGAGGGCGCGCCCATCGAGCAGGCTCCAGACGTCGAAGGCCACGTCGCCCCCGGCCGCCGCGCCGACGATGCAGTACCGGCCTTCCGGGCGCAGCGCGGAGACCAACGTGGGAAAGAGCGGCCCCGCGACGCTGTCCAGCACCGCGTCGGCGCTCCCGGGCTGCGGCGCCGGGGAGTTGCGCTCCAAGGCGATCACCTCCGCGCCCAGCGCGCGGCCAAGCCCGGCCGCCACGGCGCCAACGCCGCCCGTCGCACCGGAGATGACGAGCGTCTTGCCACCCAGCGGGCCCAGCCTGCGCATGCCCTCGATGGCCGTCACCCCGGCAAGCCCGATGGCGGCGAACGCCACGGCGTCCACACCGGCCGGCAACGGCGCGAGCACGCTGGCCGGGACGGTGAAGAATTCGGCGTAACCACCGTCACGCTCGGCCCGCACACCGCCGAAGCCCTGCATCGCCGTCCAGGCCCGGTCCCCCACGGCGAACTCACTCACGCCGTCCGCCACCTCGACCACCTCGCCGACGGCCTCCAGCCCGGGCACGTAGGGAAAGCGCGGCTCCCTCAGGATCGGCCAGTGGCCGGCACGGATCTGAAGATCCGAGTGATTGACGGCCGAGGCGAGCGTGCGCAGCCGCACCTCGCCACGGACGAGCGGCGCGAGCGCGAGCTCTTCAATCCCGAGGACTTCCGGCGGACCGTTCCGCCGCATCACGACCGCACGCGATTTCGTGGCCATGGGGCTCAACCTCTCCCAGGGGCTGGCTCAGCGTCCAGGACTTCGAGGGGAATAGAGCCCGAAGCGCGTCACCTCCCGATAGCCCAGGCGCTGGTAGACCGGGAACCCCGCCAACGTGGCATGCAGCGCCGTGCGCTCCAGCCCCCACAGGCGCTTCGCGTCCTGGAGCGCCAGGCGGATGAGCGCCTCCGCGTAGCCCTTGCCCTGGAAGTCCGGCCGCGTGGCCACGTAGCCGATATAGGCCACGTTCCCCAGCCGCAGCACCGCGGTCGAGGCCACGTACTGCCCCTTCTCGTAGCCCAGGTACCCCCGGCTCTCGCCCTGGAAGAGGGCGGGAATGGCGAGGGACTGCCGGGCCGTGTCCAGGGGCGCGCCGTAGGCCGCCGCGTGAATGTCGGCGATGTGCTGGGCCTCCTTCGCATCGGTGACGAACCGGAGGTCCAGCGCGGGCAGGGGCCGGACGGGGGGCGCGAGCCGCTCGGCCACCATGCCCACGGACTCCATGGCCAGCGCCAGTCCGCGCCCGGCGCACAGCTCGGCGGCCCGGGAGCGCACGGGCGGCGGCAGCCAGTCCCACGCGAGCGCGAACATCCACGCGAGCCCGCGCGGCGTGAAGTAGCCCGCCGCCGCATCCAGCGCCCCCGTGAGCCCTGCTTCCGTGCCCTCCGGCGCGGGCTGGAAGGCGATGTTCATGATGGACCAGGGCACATGGCACGCGGCGATGAGCACCCCGGGCGGCTGGACGATCTCCCCCTTCGGACAGGCGCGTGCGTAGAACTTCCAGGCTTCGTGGAAGAGGGTGTTGGATTCGAGGACATCGGCGGTGGACATGGCTCGCTCCGGTCGGACCTCCCGAGCGAACCCCACCCGTCCATGCCGGCGAAATGCCCCGGGGGCTCACTCCATCATGAAGTCGACATGTGCGCGGGCCTCGGAGCTGTCGCCCACCCACACATCATAGTGGGTGCCCGGCTCCACGACGCGCTCCGAGCGGGCATTGACGAAGGAGAGCTCCTCGAAGCCCAGCGGGAAGACCACCTCCCGGGCCTCCCCGGGCGCCAGGTGCACCCGCGCGAAGCCCGCGAGCTGGCGCACGGGCTGCGCGGTGCTCGCGCCCCTCACCCGGAGGTAGAGCTGCGCCACCACCGTGCCCTCCACCGCGCCCGTGTTGCGCACCTGGGCCTTCACCTGGAGCGCCGCGCCCTGCCGGGGCACCGCCGCCGCCTTCAGCCCCTGGGCGCTCAGCGCGGGCGCCGAGAACGCGAAGTCCGTGTACGAGAGGCCATACCCGAACGGGTAGAGCGGCGCGTTCTGCTCATCGATGTAGCGGGAGATGTACTTGTTCTCCGAGGCCGTGGGCGGGCGCGTCAGGTCCACGGCCCCCGGCGGACGCCCGGTGCTGAGCTGGTTGTAATAGAGCGGCACCTGGCCCACGCCGCGCGGCAGCGTCACCGGCAACCGGCCGCTGAAGTTGACCTCTCCCGACAGGAGGTTGACCAGGGCATTGCCCGTCTCGATGCCCGGGTACCACGCCTCCACGATGGCCCGGGCATGCGCCTGGAGCCCGGTGAGGACGAGCGGGTGGCCGTTGAACAGCACCAGGATGACCGGCTTGCCCGTGGCCGCCAGCGCCGCGAGCAGCTGCTCCTGGTTGCCGGGCAGGCCCAGCGACGTCCGGGAGGCGGCCTCCC
Coding sequences within:
- a CDS encoding sulfatase-like hydrolase/transferase — protein: MTPLLATFAGRWVELAAAGAALAVLVKAVKYRDFTGTAALGRDDLGWVALLGLGLSGLALLGPVGLVLGALAGTLLLAALWLDAVLFRIFTIELGPGGVDSVILSVLYRELAELAFARRFFAAHRLFALLPGAALVLLGAVLLTPPGAVRLAAGALPTAWLVLCAAFSVPPRARRQVFAATAVLLASAGVEWLFPHAAWALAAVPLGAMGWAWLPPSRRAAPDALRHFVIERAWPDPPDFQPRPEHAPLLTQAPHAPRVSPEHGLLRGCDVVLFTFESVGRAHLSALTPGGAPAAFFERLLPGALHSRHHACVSPTTNNAHAALYTSGYGAGASACLDALRKEGYRTAYLSTAHTGDYGLRPILDAAGFEHVIDREALAPPGGPTPPDQLLLSAGMDRMQEALGGHRPFFLHVHATHTHVPYRVAEPERFHRFNMSEDRGRFFNGIEESDWLFGALLEELRRRGLTDEPLVVVSSDHGQAFGGLGYQSHGSAVTREELDVPLLFHHGRLPAREAAFSSHFDVLPTVLDLVGVQTETPLFGDSLLLEDKRPELLVWAGHPSRRTTSHAGLLLAEDKWMVDLALDRCLRMDWRDEHVEELSGAEKDYVQALVFRLMRLRGVT
- a CDS encoding ATP-grasp domain-containing protein, translating into MTAVSPLSPARPRVLVLCPGPWDKQALGARFDTRYELLYAGEELIETPSLWDGVRFNVFRWVDQTVKAWRGQGLAGVVGTGDYPGCMLASLVGEQLGLPVPPPAAVVQLSHKYYSRCIQQKLVPEATPGFEPLDPFGGPPKLQRLGYPLFIKPVKGTMSIRAQRVHSAGEFRQAVHFSWRERLAKHLLLRPFQHLLERYTDGKVPAWHFIGEALLEGTQVTVDGFVERGRAVVMGIVDSVMYPGTISFQRFESPSGLPGPVQERMRQVAVRLMEGSGFNHACFNIEMFYDPAQDRVSVIEVNPRMSYQFADLYERLAGMNTYEAQLALAVGQPVPWRAASGQAGAAASFVLRRFSDARVDQVPSAEEIAQVKERFPGTIIQVLCAPGERLSDHDQDVGSYRYGIINLGAPSRDELFERYQQVERMLPFRFS
- a CDS encoding quinone oxidoreductase family protein, whose product is MATKSRAVVMRRNGPPEVLGIEELALAPLVRGEVRLRTLASAVNHSDLQIRAGHWPILREPRFPYVPGLEAVGEVVEVADGVSEFAVGDRAWTAMQGFGGVRAERDGGYAEFFTVPASVLAPLPAGVDAVAFAAIGLAGVTAIEGMRRLGPLGGKTLVISGATGGVGAVAAGLGRALGAEVIALERNSPAPQPGSADAVLDSVAGPLFPTLVSALRPEGRYCIVGAAAGGDVAFDVWSLLDGRALTGYSTETLDGTVLRRATQELIRLRLPPPPTRVLPLAEAARAHALIEERAVRGRVVLVP
- a CDS encoding GNAT family N-acetyltransferase produces the protein MSTADVLESNTLFHEAWKFYARACPKGEIVQPPGVLIAACHVPWSIMNIAFQPAPEGTEAGLTGALDAAAGYFTPRGLAWMFALAWDWLPPPVRSRAAELCAGRGLALAMESVGMVAERLAPPVRPLPALDLRFVTDAKEAQHIADIHAAAYGAPLDTARQSLAIPALFQGESRGYLGYEKGQYVASTAVLRLGNVAYIGYVATRPDFQGKGYAEALIRLALQDAKRLWGLERTALHATLAGFPVYQRLGYREVTRFGLYSPRSPGR